One Candidatus Binatia bacterium genomic region harbors:
- a CDS encoding glycosyltransferase, whose protein sequence is MPFLQKLGERIFSRWRGRRGVDIIVPIFGAREATRACIESVLTHASGDWRLFLIDDASPDPQMQPMLRDLAGQHPQVCIHQARENRGFVATANIGMHRATRDNRDSLLLNSDTLVPKSFNQRLADSVYEDPLTGVASPFTNNGTICSIPEFMKENPLPRGFTPDSFDRLVRKASMQTRPELVTAVGFCMYIRCTTIREVGFFDEANFGTGYGEENDFCERAKAAQWKIRLCDDLFVFHAGSASFGETAAEQRESHNLKIGQMHPSYHRDVQKFIRENPLKELQKNIVRQIKASEGQSES, encoded by the coding sequence GTGCCGTTTCTTCAGAAACTTGGCGAGCGGATCTTTTCCCGCTGGCGCGGGCGTCGCGGCGTCGACATCATCGTCCCGATTTTCGGAGCACGGGAAGCAACGCGGGCGTGCATCGAAAGTGTGCTGACGCATGCCTCCGGCGATTGGCGGCTCTTTCTGATCGACGACGCCAGTCCGGATCCGCAGATGCAGCCGATGCTACGCGATCTTGCGGGACAGCACCCGCAGGTCTGCATCCATCAGGCCCGGGAAAACCGGGGGTTTGTCGCCACGGCAAATATCGGCATGCATCGCGCGACCAGAGATAATCGCGACTCCTTGCTTCTCAACAGCGATACTCTCGTCCCGAAAAGCTTCAATCAGAGACTGGCCGATTCCGTCTACGAAGATCCTTTGACAGGAGTCGCCAGTCCCTTCACCAATAATGGGACGATCTGCAGCATTCCTGAATTCATGAAGGAAAATCCGCTTCCCCGGGGCTTTACTCCGGACTCCTTCGATCGACTCGTTCGGAAAGCGAGCATGCAGACAAGGCCCGAACTCGTCACCGCCGTCGGGTTCTGCATGTACATTCGCTGCACCACGATCCGCGAAGTCGGCTTCTTCGACGAAGCTAATTTCGGCACGGGCTACGGTGAGGAGAACGATTTCTGCGAGCGAGCCAAAGCGGCGCAATGGAAGATCCGCCTCTGTGACGATCTTTTTGTCTTTCACGCAGGCAGCGCCTCTTTTGGTGAAACAGCCGCGGAGCAGCGGGAGAGCCACAACCTGAAGATTGGTCAGATGCACCCCAGCTACCACCGCGACGTGCAGAAGTTTATCCGCGAGAACCCTCTGAAGGAACTTCAGAAAAATATCGTCCGCCAGATCAAAGCGAGCGAAGGGCAGAGCGAGAGCTGA
- a CDS encoding DMT family transporter has protein sequence MHPPEIEASLPPAKKRTGLGLFAVAVAVASWGYSAVAIKAVSTTGPVTAFYRLWLAIPILWVFILSVPRLRASLGRDWLFGSMAGGVLFATHQLFFFTAVNFTTIANVTIIGALQPVLVLLVAARLFAEPASPRVLGASLVAIAGTVLVVWGSLGEAAAGFGDLLGVGNLFAFTGYFLISKRVREGVGTAEYVVGMTTVAGVCMGGACLFLGEDLGSPSDTDLIVIASLALLPGTLGHVLTNWAHAHVSALQISIVLLAAPVVATAGAAFFLGEEITGVQLAGFIIVLSSIGFVVLAQEPDEAEALAEGVAGTEAP, from the coding sequence ATGCACCCGCCCGAGATCGAGGCTTCTCTGCCGCCGGCAAAGAAGCGAACAGGCCTTGGTCTGTTCGCAGTCGCTGTGGCGGTGGCCTCGTGGGGCTATAGTGCCGTGGCGATCAAGGCGGTTTCGACGACCGGTCCGGTAACCGCTTTTTATCGTCTCTGGTTGGCCATTCCGATCCTCTGGGTCTTCATTTTGAGCGTACCCCGCCTGCGAGCCTCCTTGGGGCGGGACTGGCTGTTCGGCTCGATGGCCGGCGGCGTTCTCTTTGCCACGCACCAGCTGTTTTTCTTCACGGCTGTGAACTTCACGACGATCGCCAACGTCACGATCATCGGCGCTCTGCAACCGGTCCTCGTTCTTTTGGTGGCCGCGAGACTCTTTGCCGAGCCAGCATCCCCGCGTGTTCTCGGAGCCAGTCTCGTCGCGATCGCAGGGACCGTTCTGGTTGTATGGGGGTCGCTCGGCGAAGCTGCGGCCGGGTTCGGCGACCTTCTCGGCGTCGGGAACCTGTTTGCCTTCACCGGATATTTTCTGATTTCCAAACGAGTTCGGGAAGGCGTGGGGACGGCAGAATACGTGGTCGGCATGACGACGGTAGCAGGTGTTTGCATGGGAGGAGCCTGCCTTTTCCTCGGCGAAGATCTGGGCTCTCCCTCGGACACGGACCTCATCGTGATTGCCTCTCTGGCCCTGCTTCCGGGGACTCTGGGGCATGTGCTTACCAACTGGGCACACGCACATGTTTCGGCGTTGCAGATTTCGATTGTGCTTTTGGCAGCCCCGGTGGTGGCCACAGCCGGCGCGGCATTTTTTCTCGGCGAGGAGATTACCGGCGTCCAGCTGGCCGGCTTTATCATTGTTTTGAGCTCCATCGGTTTTGTCGTGCTGGCACAGGAACCCGATGAGGCCGAGGCTCTTGCGGAGGGGGTTGCGGGGACAGAAGCTCCCTAG